In Alosa sapidissima isolate fAloSap1 chromosome 11, fAloSap1.pri, whole genome shotgun sequence, a single window of DNA contains:
- the LOC121723730 gene encoding nascent polypeptide-associated complex subunit alpha, muscle-specific form-like isoform X40 encodes MACHVTGRSAYPDNWRSVVGQRSPGQWHQGDCGSPQYYKVDPKDCRGFLGVQDNNDPPKSEVMAFLKGKALECLRDLSVEDRCSAYLCWQLTALLCQMNGNVTGNDIAELLLCKETAKLRQEEESTVYDLVDIDGKAKRRAKGTLSVKAVDVSKPGDWSAASQRFRQLLCAGRAKEALEYAVQKALWGHAFRLASRMGTTELQRVVARFADSMEEGDPLRTLYQIESGRIPDVATRCGENWYTHLASVLTAVCPKDLRITTAKMMGESLRSKGMMEASHFCFVAAQIQVGTLYKVPLKVEIDPDQRTPLVLEATKVPLAFKKEVTAAKAEDPTLADMEASVPISAGPAQVPIPAPMTITVPLGKVKQSYADHYHLNNETGQCIKTTLSAQEVKAVSPAPDVEAAQSQSLIEQKLLKPAADSVTGTPSLRGVNTVDPGKMEAVSPPVTAAFTKDDAPSFKERAATAEDPPLADMEASMPASAGPAQVPIPAPMTITVPLGKVKQSYADHDHLNRPRGRYVDVFATSELTVQVAPPNMLDLMAPMAIPDLIEHQDETGQCIKTTLSAQEVMAVSPAPDVEAAQSQPLIEQKLLEPAADSVTGTPSLRGVNTVDPGKMEAVSPPVTAASTKDDAPSFKQEVMVATAEVPPLAYMEASVPISAGPAQVPIPAPMTITITLGKVKQSYADHYHLNNETGQCIKTTLPSQEVKAVSPALDVEAAQSQPLIEQKLLEPAADSVTGTPSLRGVNTVDPGKMEAVSPPVTAASTKDDAPSFKQEVMVATAEVPPLAYMEASVPISAGPAQVPIPAPMTITITLGKVKQSYADHYHLNNETGQCIKMTLPSQEVKAVSPAPDVEAAQSQPLIEQKLLEPAADSVTGTPSLRGVNTVDPGKMEAVSPPVTAASTKDDAPSFKQEVMVATAEVPPLAYMEASVPISAGPAQVPIPAPMTITITLGKVKQSYADHYHLNNETGQCIKTTLPAQEVKAVSPAPDVEAAQSQPLIEQKLLEPAADSVTGTPSLRGVNTVDPGKMEAVSPPVTAASTKDDAPSFKQERAATAEDPPLADMEASMPASAGPAQVPIPAPMTITVPLGKVKQSYADHDHLNRPRGRYVDVFATSELTVQVAPPNMLDVMAPMAIPDLIEHQDETGQCIKTTLSAQEVKAVSPAPDVEAAQSQPLIEQKLLEPAADSVTGTPSLRGVNTVDPGKMEAVSPPVTAASTKDDAPSFKQEVMVATAEVPPLAYMEASVPISAGPAQVPIPAPMTITITLGKVKQSYADHYHLNNETGQCIKTTLPSQEVKAVSPAPDVEAAQSQPLIEQKLLEPAADSVTGTPSLRGVNTVDPGKMEAVSPPVTAASTKDDAPSFKQEVMVATAEVPPLADMEASVPISAGPAQVPIPAPMTITVPLGKVKQSYADHYHLNNETGQCIKTTLPAQEVKAVSPAPDVEAAQSQPLIEQKLLEPAADSVTGTPSLRGVNTVDPGKMEAVSPPVTAASTKDDAPSFKQERAATAEDPPLADMEASMPASAGPAQVPIPAPMTITVPLGKVKQSYADHDHLNRPRGRYVDVFATSELTVQVAPPNMLDVMAPMAIPDLIEHQDETGQCIKTTLSAQEVMAVSPAPDVEAAQSQPLIEQKLLEPAADSVTGTPSLRGVNTVDPGKMEAVSPPVTAASTKDDAPSFKQEVMVATAEVPPLADMEASVPISAGPAQVPIPAPMTITVTLGKVKQSYADHYHLNNETGQCIKTTLPAQEVKAVSPAPDVEAAQSQPLIEQKLLEPAADSVTGTPSLRGVNTVDPGKMEPVSPPVTAASTKDDAPSFKQEETAATAEDPPLADMEAPQLQTLIDPLPVNTPKQPHVAPGSMKAVSLQVKTACTKNDELSFKRYCRGWLSWIIPRKKEAHLPDDKNKSIFWDESKQKWVDRNEPEEKTKAVPPPPMGPPLMPPRNTGSPTGSGGPSTALSTNGPPVNMFRRIGNKNRYVDIMKPSGDNTKPLESFVSPSMLTLWTPVVKTNIFNPAQVSAGDMVESVTQPCPPLAELSRPPTETETVHDPA; translated from the exons GTCTACGATTTGGTAGATATAGATGGCAAGGCAAAGCGTAGGGCTAAGGGGACCCTTAGTGTAAAGGCTGTAGATGTCAGCAAACCTGGCGACTGGAGCGCCGCATCACAGCGCTTCAGGCAGTTGCTCTGTGCTGGCAGGGCAAAG GAGGCACTGGAATACGCTGTCCAGAAGGCGTTGTGGGGCCATGCCTTTCGACTGGCAAGCAGGATGGGCACCACAGAACTGCAAAGAGTTGTGGCAAG ATTTGCTGATTCTATGGAGGAGGGTGATCCCCTGAGGACTCTATATCAGATAGAGTCTGGAAGAATACCAGACGTTGCCACG CGTTGTGGTGAAAACTGGTACACTCATCTGGCCTCTGTTTTGACTGCGGTGTGTCCGAAAGATCTACGGATCACAACAGCAAAAATGATGGGAGAAAGCTTGA GATCGAAGGGCATGATGGAAGCATcccatttttgttttgtggcTGCTCAGATCCAGGTGGGCACACTATATAAAGTGCCATTAAAAGTTGAAATTGACCCTGACCAAAG AACTCCTCTTGTTCTAGAAGCAACGAAGGTTCCACTAGCTTTCAAG AAGGAGGTGACGGCGGCAAAAGCCGAAGATCCTACTCTCGCTGACATGGAGGCTTCAGTGCCTATCTCTGCAGGGCCAGCACAAGTGCCCATCCCAGCACCAATGACCATTACCGTCCCATTGGGAAAAGTGAAGCAGTCATATGCTGACCACTATCATCTGaata ATGAGACTGGACAGTGCATAAAAACGACTCTGTCTGCTCAG GAGGTGAAGGCTGTCTCTCCTGCTCCTGATGTGGAGGCTGCTCAATCACAGTCTCTGATAGAGCAGAAGCTTCTGAAACCAGCTGCTGATAGTGTCACTGGCACTCCATCACTCAGAGGAGTGAACACTGTGGATCCTGGCAAGATGGAGGCAGTGAGTCCTCCAGTAACAGCTGCCTTCACTAAGGATGACGCACCATCCTTTAAG gagagagcagcAACAGCCGAAGATCCTCCTCTCGCTGACATGGAGGCTTCAATGCCCGCCTCTGCAGGGCCAGCACAAGTGCCCATCCCAGCACCAATGACCATTACCGTCCCATTGGGAAAAGTGAAGCAGTCATATGCTGACCACGATCATCTGaata GGCCCAGGGGGAGGTATGTGGATGTATTTGCAACATCAGAGCTGACAGTGCAAGTCGCTCCACCCAACATGCTGGACCTCATGGCACCAATGGCCATTCCTGACCTCATAGAACATCAAG ATGAGACTGGACAGTGCATAAAAACGACTCTGTCTGCTCAG GAGGTGATGGCTGTCTCTCCTGCTCCTGATGTGGAGGCTGCTCAATCACAGCCTCTGATAGAGCAGAAGCTTCTGGAACCAGCTGCTGATAGTGTCACTGGCACTCCATCACTCAGAGGAGTGAACACTGTGGATCCTGGCAAGATGGAGGCAGTGAGTCCTCCAGTAACAGCTGCCTCCACTAAGGATGATGCACCATCCTTTAAG CAGGAGGTGATGGTGGCAACTGCTGAAGTTCCTCCTCTCGCTTACATGGAGGCTTCAGTGCCCATCTCTGCAGGGCCAGCACAAGTGCCCATCCCAGCACCAATGACCATTACCATCACATTGGGAAAAGTGAAGCAGTCATATGCTGACCACTATCATCTGaata ATGAGACTGGACAGTGCATAAAAACGACTCTGCCTTCTCAG GAGGTGAAGGCTGTCTCTCCTGCTCTTGATGTGGAGGCTGCCCAGTCACAGCCTCTGATAGAGCAGAAGCTTCTGGAACCAGCTGCTGATAGTGTCACTGGCACTCCATCACTCAGAGGAGTGAACACTGTGGATCCTGGCAAGATGGAGGCAGTGAGTCCTCCAGTAACAGCTGCCTCCACTAAGGATGATGCACCATCCTTTAAG CAGGAGGTGATGGTGGCAACTGCTGAAGTTCCTCCTCTCGCTTACATGGAGGCTTCAGTGCCCATCTCTGCAGGGCCAGCACAAGTGCCCATCCCAGCACCAATGACCATTACCATCACATTGGGAAAAGTGAAGCAGTCATATGCTGACCACTATCATCTGaata ATGAGACTGGACAGTGCATAAAAATGACTCTGCCTTCTCAG GAGGTGAAGGCTGTCTCTCCTGCTCCTGATGTGGAGGCTGCCCAGTCACAGCCTCTGATAGAGCAGAAGCTTCTGGAACCAGCTGCTGATAGTGTCACTGGCACTCCATCACTCAGAGGAGTGAACACTGTGGATCCTGGCAAGATGGAGGCAGTGAGTCCTCCAGTAACAGCTGCCTCCACTAAGGATGATGCACCATCCTTTAAG CAGGAGGTGATGGTGGCAACTGCTGAAGTTCCTCCTCTCGCTTACATGGAGGCTTCAGTGCCCATCTCTGCAGGGCCAGCACAAGTGCCCATCCCAGCACCAATGACCATTACCATCACATTGGGAAAAGTGAAGCAGTCATATGCTGACCACTATCATCTGaata ATGAGACTGGACAGTGCATAAAAACGACTCTGCCTGCTCAG GAGGTGAAGGCTGTCTCTCCTGCTCCTGATGTGGAAGCTGCCCAGTCACAGCCTCTGATAGAGCAGAAGCTTCTGGAACCAGCTGCTGATAGTGTCACTGGCACTCCATCACTCAGAGGAGTGAACACTGTGGATCCTGGCAAGATGGAGGCAGTGAGTCCTCCAGTAACAGCTGCTTCCACCAAGGATGACGCACCATCCTTTAAG caggagagagcagcAACAGCCGAAGATCCTCCTCTCGCTGACATGGAGGCTTCAATGCCCGCCTCTGCAGGGCCAGCACAAGTGCCCATCCCAGCACCAATGACCATTACCGTCCCATTGGGAAAAGTGAAGCAGTCATATGCTGACCACGATCATCTGaata GGCCCAGGGGGAGGTATGTGGATGTATTTGCAACATCAGAGCTGACAGTGCAAGTCGCCCCACCCAACATGCTGGACGTCATGGCACCAATGGCCATTCCTGACCTCATAGAACATCAAG ATGAGACTGGACAGTGCATAAAAACGACTCTGTCTGCTCAG GAGGTGAAGGCTGTCTCTCCTGCTCCTGATGTGGAGGCTGCTCAATCACAGCCTCTGATAGAGCAGAAGCTTCTGGAACCAGCTGCTGATAGTGTCACTGGCACTCCATCACTCAGAGGAGTGAACACTGTGGATCCTGGCAAGATGGAGGCAGTGAGTCCTCCAGTAACAGCTGCCTCCACTAAGGATGATGCACCATCCTTTAAG CAGGAGGTGATGGTGGCAACTGCTGAAGTTCCTCCTCTCGCTTACATGGAGGCTTCAGTGCCCATCTCTGCAGGGCCAGCACAAGTGCCCATCCCAGCACCAATGACCATTACCATCACATTGGGAAAAGTGAAGCAGTCATATGCTGACCACTATCATCTGaata ATGAGACTGGACAGTGCATAAAAACGACTCTGCCTTCTCAG GAGGTGAAGGCTGTCTCTCCTGCTCCTGATGTGGAGGCTGCCCAGTCACAGCCTCTGATAGAGCAGAAGCTTCTGGAACCAGCTGCTGATAGTGTCACTGGCACTCCATCACTCAGAGGAGTGAACACTGTGGATCCTGGCAAGATGGAGGCAGTGAGTCCTCCAGTAACAGCTGCCTCCACTAAGGATGATGCACCATCCTTTAAG CAGGAGGTGATGGTGGCAACTGCTGAAGTTCCTCCTCTCGCTGACATGGAGGCTTCAGTGCCCATCTCTGCAGGGCCAGCACAAGTGCCCATCCCAGCACCAATGACCATTACCGTCCCATTGGGAAAAGTGAAGCAGTCATATGCTGACCACTATCATCTGaata ATGAGACTGGACAGTGCATAAAAACGACTCTGCCTGCTCAG GAGGTGAAGGCTGTCTCTCCTGCTCCTGATGTGGAAGCTGCCCAGTCACAGCCTCTGATAGAGCAGAAGCTTCTGGAACCAGCTGCTGATAGTGTCACTGGCACTCCATCACTCAGAGGAGTGAACACTGTGGATCCTGGCAAGATGGAGGCAGTGAGTCCTCCAGTAACAGCTGCTTCCACCAAGGATGACGCACCATCCTTTAAG caggagagagcagcAACAGCCGAAGATCCTCCTCTCGCTGACATGGAGGCTTCAATGCCCGCCTCTGCAGGGCCAGCACAAGTGCCCATCCCAGCACCAATGACCATTACCGTCCCATTGGGAAAAGTGAAGCAGTCATATGCTGACCACGATCATCTGaata GGCCCAGGGGGAGGTATGTGGATGTATTTGCAACATCAGAGCTGACAGTGCAAGTCGCCCCACCCAACATGCTGGACGTCATGGCACCAATGGCCATTCCTGACCTCATAGAACATCAAG ATGAGACTGGACAGTGCATAAAAACGACTCTGTCTGCTCAG GAGGTGATGGCTGTCTCTCCTGCTCCTGATGTGGAGGCTGCTCAATCACAGCCTCTGATAGAGCAGAAGCTTCTGGAACCAGCTGCTGATAGTGTCACTGGCACTCCATCACTCAGAGGAGTGAACACTGTGGATCCTGGCAAGATGGAGGCAGTGAGTCCTCCAGTAACAGCTGCCTCCACTAAGGATGATGCACCATCCTTTAAG CAGGAGGTGATGGTGGCAACTGCTGAAGTTCCTCCTCTCGCTGACATGGAGGCTTCAGTGCCCATCTCTGCAGGGCCAGCACAAGTGCCCATCCCAGCACCAATGACCATTACCGTCACATTGGGAAAAGTGAAGCAGTCATATGCTGACCACTATCATCTGaata ATGAGACTGGACAGTGCATAAAAACGACTCTGCCTGCTCAG GAGGTGAAGGCTGTCTCTCCTGCTCCTGATGTGGAGGCTGCCCAGTCACAGCCTCTGATAGAGCAGAAGCTTCTGGAACCAGCTGCTGATAGTGTCACTGGCACTCCATCACTCAGAGGAGTGAACACTGTGGATCCTGGCAAGATGGAGCCAGTGAGTCCTCCAGTAACAGCTGCTTCCACCAAGGATGACGCACCATCCTTTAAG CAGGAGGAGACAGCAGCAACTGCCGAAGATCCTCCTCTCGCTGACATGGAGGCTCCACAGTTACAGACTCTCATTGATCCGTTGCCGGTGAATACTCCGAAGCAGCCTCATGTTGCTCCTGGCAGCATGAAGGCAGTGAGTCTTCAAGTGAAGACTGCTTGCACCAAGAATGACGAACTATCCTTTAAG AGATATTGTAGGGGTTGGCTCTCGTGGATAATTCCTCGAAAGAAAGAAGCTCATCTCCCTGATGACAAAAACAAATCT ATTTTTTGGGATGAGTCTAAACAAAAATGGGTGGATCGGAATGAACCAGAGGAAAAG ACCAAAGCcgtcccaccaccacccatgggCCCTCCACTGATGCCCCCCAGGAACACAGGCAGTCCAACAGGAAGTGGTGGTCCATCTACTGCACTCTCCACCAATGGACCACCAGTCAACATGTTCCGAAGAATTG GAAATAAGAACCGATATGTTGACATCATGAAACCAAGTGGAGACAACACTAAGCCTTTGGAGTCTTTCGTTTCACCAAGCATGCTGACCCTGTGGACTCCTGTGGTCAAGACAAATATATTCAACCCAGCTCAAG TGAGTGCAGGGGATATGGTTGAAAGCGTTACACAGCCTTGTCCACCTTTGGCTGAGCTCTCAAGACCCCCTACTGAGACTGAG ACTGTGCATGACCCTGCTTAG